The Streptomyces sp. NBC_00576 genome contains the following window.
ACGCGCAGGCAAACCGCGACAGTATGACGTCAAAGGAAGGAAGGGGTATCCCATAGCTGAGGCTCTGTCATAGGACTCATGTCGCAGAAGAATTGTCTGGCGACGGGGTTTTGAGGTCGTGTGACACTTTTGACTCCCCCACGGGACCTGTAGTCACATCTTTATTCAGTAGCGTAGCTTCCAGCTCCCGTTAGAGAGCTGGAATTTGGTCTCCCACTTCTAAACTTTCACCTGTGGACTTATAAGGTGATCGTCGCCGAGCCTTACTAGATGTGAGCTCGTTTCGACTTCCAAACGAATCCCAATGCGATGAGCCCTACCACAACCGCAATGACAACGCCCATAATCATGCCTGCCTGCTGCGCGCTGTAAACCTCTCCAATGACAGGCATATCTAGCGTTACTTTGCAGCTAGAGGGCTGGGGGAACATGGACGTGGACGTTTCATAGCTCACCTCGGGGCAGGAGGTCTTGCCGTTCGTTTTGAATAGCTCTGCCCCCCACAAGCCGCCCGCTACGCCGAAGACGGAGGTGGTTAGCCCGCCAGGGATCAGCGCCCTCCCCGCCTCGTACGCCAAGCCCGAGGCAGTGCCGTTCTCGACCATTGGATCTCCTGGTTGTTAGCTCGCGGCCCTTTCGATGCCTCCATGACAACAGGCATGTGTCTGATATGTACAGATCTATCCTTTATTTACGTTTCATGCGATACTGCCAATGTTCGCGACTGTTTAATGCGCAATGATTTCTGCCAAGTGCCGTACTAACTCACGGAGTTACGACGTGGCCCTGAAGATTTATCCACCTGCCCTGTCTTGGGGCCCCTACGCCGGGAGTAACATGGGGCTAATCCCTGCCACACGGGAGGCTCAATGACACCTGACGAGGTACTGCGCAAGGCAGTTGAGATCATCGATCGCGATGGACACACCCAGTTCCGCTCGTTTGCCTGGCCCCGTCCTGAGGATGTGGCTCATGAGCCTCCCTGGATCGAGCCCGTAGAGGAGGCCGGCAGGTCTGCTCCGGTCTCTGTCGTGGGTGCAATTGAGCGTGCCATCTGGGGCACCGTCATGGAATTTGCCCTCTCGAACCCGAACTTCGATCAAGAGTACGAGCAGTGCCTTCGAGTGCAGAATTATTTCCTGCGCTGGGTGCGGCGCAACTGCGCCATCTGGGACGTCTCAAGCTGGAATGACGACCGGGACACCACTGCCGAAGACGTTGCCCGCGCTTTGCGTCAGGCCGCACGGGATTGGCCCGCGTGGAACGCAGCCCCCCGAGCATAAGAGTGGCCCTGAGGCTTTACCCACCTCCCTCGTGGTGGGGCCCGACGCGGGAAGACCTCATCGGACACTAAAGGGCAGCTGTACTGCTGCCCGATCCGCTGGCGAGCGTAAGGCCTTCCCGCTCCCACCACGATGCAGGGCACCGGCCAAAGCCTCAGGGCGATGAGCAGTTTGGGTAGGGGTGGTGTCGCTACAGTGGGAGTTCCTTCGTGAACTCGACGAAGCGTGCCCAGTTGGCCGGCTGGAGTGCCATGAGCCCTTGGTCTCGGCTCTTGGTGTCCCGGACCCAAATGATGGTGGGGTTGTTGTCAGCGATCTCAACGCAGTTCTCAGTCCCCGTGTAGGAACTGGTGCGCCAGTTGGGGTTTATGGCCATAGGTTTGGTTCTCCTATTTGGTTGGCATCCTGTCAAAAGTGTTGAATCGCGGCGAAGACGATAGTGCTACCCGATCCACTGGCGAGCGTAAGCCCTCCTTGCTCCCACCACGATGCAGGCCACCGGCCAAAGGCTCAGGTCGAGGAGCCTGCCGGATTACGGCTTGCGGTTGTACGTGTGGCACGGGCACGTGCAGCGACGTATGAGCAGGATGCCGTTGGAACGGGGAAGCGGGATGTCTTCGATCTGGCGGCATCTGGTGTGGAGGTCCGTGTAGTCAGGACGAGCGGCGAGCGCGCACTCAGCAGACCGCGTTTCGAGGTCGTCGCCAGCAGTCGTACTCATCCGAACCGCTGCGCCCGATTGAGTTCGGTAACGCGAGCCCGCAGCGCTTCCGTCTCAGTCGCCGGCCTGACCTTCTCGGGGTTCGCGTCCCACTCAACTCCCCCTCCTGGTGCACGCAGTTGAACGTATGGGCCCTCGTGTCCCATCACGTAGCCGATCTTGTCTTCCTTCGAGGTGTCAACGACCAGGGCGTCAACCGGATGCTCCGTTGTCATCACTCACGGCCCCCTCGCCGTAGGGCGTCCGCCAGTCGCACGGCTACGTCAGCGCGCACCCGTCCGAGATCAACGAGCTTCAAGTCCGGCGACACGTGGTCGACCGAGAGAGACGGGAAGACGATGCCACCCGCCTCGTAGAGCGCCTCGCGCAGGGACTCCATTGCCGTGTGCGGGTCGACGTCCCGCGTCATGTCTTTGGCCATGAACAGGACGTTAGAAAAGGGGCGTTGGGGACGGCTACGGAAGTTGCATGAAGTTGCTTGACGACTCGGGAAAGTTGCGGGATGTTGTCGACGCAGGGCAACGGAACTTCTCCCGCGCAGCGTTGGTCTCGGGGAAGCTTGGGAGATCAGTCCCCGACGAAAGGCACTGATCATGGCGCGACGACTGCGCTTCAACGGCACAGGGAGCGGTGACACCGGGTGCCCTGCCGTGCATGAAGATCTCGACACGCGAGAGGTCATCGTGCACGGTCCGCCGCTCACGGACCCCGAGGACATCGCGCGGCTTCAGCACCTGGGCCCTGGTGAGGTGCCGATCGTGGTACCGCGTGAACTTCTCGTGGACTGGGGACCCAAGGACATGACGCGCGACGCTAAGATCATCGATCTGGACGCCTTCAACCGGCTGTTCGAGATCTTCGAGCACTCGGCATGGCGTCTGGAGACACGGCGCCGCTACGCCTCGGACGAAGCTACGGACACCTACGCCCAGTTCGCTGCTACCGGCCGTGTCACCTGGGACATGGACTCCTGGTACTGCAACACCATCCGGACGCAGGTCGCCGCGGGCAAGTCCGTCGGGCGTGTACGTGTCGTCGACAACCCGCCGACCGACGGGCAGCGTTACCTCATGATCAACGCGGAGCGCAACGCGCAACTCGGCGAGAACATGTGCAACGTCTGGCGCGAGGACGCAGAACGGTTGAACCTCGGTGATCAGGACTTCTGGATCTTTGACAGCCGCCTGGTTGCCGTCCTCAACTTCACCGACGACGACCAGTTGACCGACATTGAACTCATCACGGAACCGGGCGAAGTTGTCCGGCATTCCATGTTGCGTGATGCCGCCGTGCATCACGCCATCCCCTACGAGCGCTTCGCGGCCCTGCTGCCCGCGAAGGAGTGAAGCAGGCAGGTGAGTGCCGGTGGGCACGGACTATCAACAGGCGCGGGAAGCGCTCGGGCTACGCCTGAGGGAACTGCGGCTCTCGGCCCCCGGAGGCCGGCTCACCGGTACTCAGCTTGCCGAGCAACACGGCTGGCACAAGTCCAAGGTCAGCAGGCTCGAAAACGGAAAGATCACCCCGACTCCTGACGATCTGCGCTTGTGGGTTGACGGCACCGGCCAGCCCCAGGCGTACGACGAGCTGCTGTCCAGGCTCAAGGGTTTTGAGTCGCACATCCGCTCATGGCGGCGCCAGCTCGCCGCCGGGCATCAGCCCGTGCAACAGACGATCGCAGCCGAATACGCACGGTCCAGAGTCGTACACGGCTTTGAGAGCGTCACCGTGCCGGGTATTTTCCAGATCCCCGACTATGCCCGATCGATCTTCCAGCGGTACGCGGAGCTCCAGCGCTCCCCGCGCGACACG
Protein-coding sequences here:
- a CDS encoding DUF6879 family protein, with protein sequence MARRLRFNGTGSGDTGCPAVHEDLDTREVIVHGPPLTDPEDIARLQHLGPGEVPIVVPRELLVDWGPKDMTRDAKIIDLDAFNRLFEIFEHSAWRLETRRRYASDEATDTYAQFAATGRVTWDMDSWYCNTIRTQVAAGKSVGRVRVVDNPPTDGQRYLMINAERNAQLGENMCNVWREDAERLNLGDQDFWIFDSRLVAVLNFTDDDQLTDIELITEPGEVVRHSMLRDAAVHHAIPYERFAALLPAKE
- a CDS encoding DUF397 domain-containing protein, with protein sequence MAINPNWRTSSYTGTENCVEIADNNPTIIWVRDTKSRDQGLMALQPANWARFVEFTKELPL
- a CDS encoding DUF6197 family protein, translated to MTPDEVLRKAVEIIDRDGHTQFRSFAWPRPEDVAHEPPWIEPVEEAGRSAPVSVVGAIERAIWGTVMEFALSNPNFDQEYEQCLRVQNYFLRWVRRNCAIWDVSSWNDDRDTTAEDVARALRQAARDWPAWNAAPRA
- a CDS encoding helix-turn-helix domain-containing protein, which produces MGTDYQQAREALGLRLRELRLSAPGGRLTGTQLAEQHGWHKSKVSRLENGKITPTPDDLRLWVDGTGQPQAYDELLSRLKGFESHIRSWRRQLAAGHQPVQQTIAAEYARSRVVHGFESVTVPGIFQIPDYARSIFQRYAELQRSPRDTEDAVRARLQRQELLYARGKRFKILIGETALRSLICPPSVLAAQLDRLTGLIGTDTVQLGIIPFTASLKIPPTGGFWIHDERLVTVETWHAELWVDDADAIAAYLRTWRTLQESAVYSADAQNVINASRRALNLK